The following proteins are encoded in a genomic region of Coffea eugenioides isolate CCC68of chromosome 6, Ceug_1.0, whole genome shotgun sequence:
- the LOC113772785 gene encoding ubiquitin carboxyl-terminal hydrolase 22-like isoform X2, whose amino-acid sequence MSSSPKSSHKNHRSHFPLQKSLFQQNAAFPHSSPVHTTSNKTANSSYGKPISASNNFAGDFNHPCPHLLELRSKLGPNPFRNLQDCLEVRPLGRVSVRRELGQEVVQCGACKASSPRLFACVACAAVSCQLHATSHAAQADDNTGCSSPSSFHAIAVDVDRVELFCCVCKDQVYDSGFDAAVVLAQTAASSAIGSIHCPPPPVPAENLRKRRRVEYKPWTPDPNERALIVEKSSPLPSRPSQLGEADGELPWGLRGLNNLGNTCFMNSVLQALLHTPPLRNYFLSDKHNRYFCQQRNNVISTRSHDSNNHSNKNAARLCLACDLDAMFSAVFSGDRTPYSPAKFLYSWWQHASNLASYEQQDAHEFFISMLDGIHEKLQKDKRKPQIQSSGDCCIAHRVFSGILRSDVMCTACGFTSTTYDPCIDISLDLETNVGGPAKLTSAKSNHSCNGVPDSKNACQSTGVSTLMGCLDRFTRPERLGSDQKFYCQQCQVRQESLKQMSIRKLPLVSCFHIKRFEHSHIKKMSKKVDRFLQFPFSLDMSPYLSSSILRSRFGNRIFPFDGDESDSPNELSSEFELFAVITHSGKLDAGHYVTYLRLSNQWYKCDDAWITQVNDNIVRAAQGYMIFYVQKMLYYKASERQVAL is encoded by the exons ATGTCATCATCACCCAAATCCTCTCATAAAAATCATCGAAGCCACTTCCCTCTTCAGAAATCCCTTTTCCAGCAAAACGCTGCTTTCCCTCATTCAAGCCCTGTTCATACCACGTCTAATAAAACTGCTAATTCTTCTTACGGCAAGCCAATTTCTGCTAGTAATAATTTTGCTGGTGACTTCAATCATCCTTGTCCGCATTTATTGGAGCTCCGATCTAAACTTGGACCCAACCCCTTTCGGAACCTTCAAGACTGCCTTGAGGTCCGCCCCCTTGGCCGGGTCTCCGTTCGCCGGGAGCTCGGTCAAGAGGTTGTGCAATGCGGCGCCTGTAAGGCCTCGTCCCCGAGATTGTTCGCATGCGTCGCCTGCGCCGCCGTCTCCTGCCAGCTCCACGCAACTTCCCACGCCGCGCAGGCGGACGACAATACCGGCTGCTCTTCTCCTTCCTCCTTCCACGCCATCGCGGTGGATGTTGACCGCGTCGAGCTCTTCTGCTGCGTCTGCAAGGACCAGGTCTACGACAGCGGCTTCGACGCCGCCGTGGTCCTCGCCCAGACTGCCGCCTCATCCGCGATCGGCTCGATCCACTGTCCTCCTCCGCCGGTGCCGGCAGAGAATCTTCGGAAGCGGCGGCGAGTGGAGTACAAGCCTTGGACGCCTGATCCGAATGAGCGGGCTCTAATTGTAGAAAAATCAAGCCCCCTACCGAGTCGGCCGAGTCAACTCGGCGAGGCAGACGGGGAGCTCCCCTGGGGGCTCAGGGGCCTTAATAATTTGGGAAATACTTGTTTTATGAACTCAGTATTGCAGGCATTGCTGCATACCCCGCCATTGCGGAATTATTTCCTGAGCGATAAGCATAATCGGTATTTTTGTCAGCAAAGAAATAACGTAATTAGTACTAGAAGTCATGATAGTAACAATCATAGTAATAAGAATGCGGCTAGGTTGTGTTTGGCCTGTGATTTGGATGCAATGTTCTCAGCTGTTTTTTCCGGGGATCGGACGCCCTATAGCCCTGCCAAGTTCTTATACAG ttggTGGCAGCATGCATCAAATCTTGCAAGTTATGAACAGCAGGATGCACACGAGTTTTTCATCTCCATGCTCGATGGGATTCATGAGAAGTTACAAAAGGACAAACGCAAGCCCCAGATTCAAA GTAGTGGCGATTGTTGTATCGCTCATAGAGTATTTTCTGGCATCTTGCGGTCGGATGTCATGTGTACAGCTTGTGGGTTTACATCCACTACATATGATCCATGCATTGACATTTCCTTGGACTTGGAAACAAATGTAGGGGGTCCTGCAAAATTGACATCTGCAAAATCCAATCATTCTTGCAATGGTGTGCCAGATTCCAAGAATGCTTGCCAGAGCACGGGGGTTTCTACCTTGATGGGGTGTTTAGATCGTTTTACAAGACCTGAGAGATTAGGCTCTGACCAAAAGTTCTACTGCCAACAGTGTCAAGTAAGACAAGAATCTCTTAAACAGATGTCCATAAGAAAGCTTCCTCTAGTATCTTGCTTTCACATTAAAAGATTTGAGCATTCTCATATcaagaaaatgtcgaaaaagGTTGATCGCTTTCTTCAGTTTCCGTTTTCCTTGGACATGTCACCGTACCTCTCTTCATCTATCTTGAGAAGTCGGTTTGGAAACAGAATCTTCCCGTTTGATGGTGATGAATCAGATTCTCCAAATGAATTGTCTTCAGAATTTGAGTTGTTTGCTGTCATCACTCACTCTGGGAAACTTGATGCCGGTCACTATGTAACTTACTTGAGATTGAGTAATCAGTGGTACAAGTGCGATGATGCGTGGATTACTCAGGTTAATGATAACATTGTGAGAGCTGCACAAGGTTACATGATTTTCTACGTGCAGAAGATGCTCTATTACAAAGCAAGTGAAAGACAGGTTGCATTGTGA
- the LOC113772785 gene encoding ubiquitin carboxyl-terminal hydrolase 22-like isoform X1 produces MSSSPKSSHKNHRSHFPLQKSLFQQNAAFPHSSPVHTTSNKTANSSYGKPISASNNFAGDFNHPCPHLLELRSKLGPNPFRNLQDCLEVRPLGRVSVRRELGQEVVQCGACKASSPRLFACVACAAVSCQLHATSHAAQADDNTGCSSPSSFHAIAVDVDRVELFCCVCKDQVYDSGFDAAVVLAQTAASSAIGSIHCPPPPVPAENLRKRRRVEYKPWTPDPNERALIVEKSSPLPSRPSQLGEADGELPWGLRGLNNLGNTCFMNSVLQALLHTPPLRNYFLSDKHNRYFCQQRNNVISTRSHDSNNHSNKNAARLCLACDLDAMFSAVFSGDRTPYSPAKFLYSWWQHASNLASYEQQDAHEFFISMLDGIHEKLQKDKRKPQIQTGSGDCCIAHRVFSGILRSDVMCTACGFTSTTYDPCIDISLDLETNVGGPAKLTSAKSNHSCNGVPDSKNACQSTGVSTLMGCLDRFTRPERLGSDQKFYCQQCQVRQESLKQMSIRKLPLVSCFHIKRFEHSHIKKMSKKVDRFLQFPFSLDMSPYLSSSILRSRFGNRIFPFDGDESDSPNELSSEFELFAVITHSGKLDAGHYVTYLRLSNQWYKCDDAWITQVNDNIVRAAQGYMIFYVQKMLYYKASERQVAL; encoded by the exons ATGTCATCATCACCCAAATCCTCTCATAAAAATCATCGAAGCCACTTCCCTCTTCAGAAATCCCTTTTCCAGCAAAACGCTGCTTTCCCTCATTCAAGCCCTGTTCATACCACGTCTAATAAAACTGCTAATTCTTCTTACGGCAAGCCAATTTCTGCTAGTAATAATTTTGCTGGTGACTTCAATCATCCTTGTCCGCATTTATTGGAGCTCCGATCTAAACTTGGACCCAACCCCTTTCGGAACCTTCAAGACTGCCTTGAGGTCCGCCCCCTTGGCCGGGTCTCCGTTCGCCGGGAGCTCGGTCAAGAGGTTGTGCAATGCGGCGCCTGTAAGGCCTCGTCCCCGAGATTGTTCGCATGCGTCGCCTGCGCCGCCGTCTCCTGCCAGCTCCACGCAACTTCCCACGCCGCGCAGGCGGACGACAATACCGGCTGCTCTTCTCCTTCCTCCTTCCACGCCATCGCGGTGGATGTTGACCGCGTCGAGCTCTTCTGCTGCGTCTGCAAGGACCAGGTCTACGACAGCGGCTTCGACGCCGCCGTGGTCCTCGCCCAGACTGCCGCCTCATCCGCGATCGGCTCGATCCACTGTCCTCCTCCGCCGGTGCCGGCAGAGAATCTTCGGAAGCGGCGGCGAGTGGAGTACAAGCCTTGGACGCCTGATCCGAATGAGCGGGCTCTAATTGTAGAAAAATCAAGCCCCCTACCGAGTCGGCCGAGTCAACTCGGCGAGGCAGACGGGGAGCTCCCCTGGGGGCTCAGGGGCCTTAATAATTTGGGAAATACTTGTTTTATGAACTCAGTATTGCAGGCATTGCTGCATACCCCGCCATTGCGGAATTATTTCCTGAGCGATAAGCATAATCGGTATTTTTGTCAGCAAAGAAATAACGTAATTAGTACTAGAAGTCATGATAGTAACAATCATAGTAATAAGAATGCGGCTAGGTTGTGTTTGGCCTGTGATTTGGATGCAATGTTCTCAGCTGTTTTTTCCGGGGATCGGACGCCCTATAGCCCTGCCAAGTTCTTATACAG ttggTGGCAGCATGCATCAAATCTTGCAAGTTATGAACAGCAGGATGCACACGAGTTTTTCATCTCCATGCTCGATGGGATTCATGAGAAGTTACAAAAGGACAAACGCAAGCCCCAGATTCAAA CAGGTAGTGGCGATTGTTGTATCGCTCATAGAGTATTTTCTGGCATCTTGCGGTCGGATGTCATGTGTACAGCTTGTGGGTTTACATCCACTACATATGATCCATGCATTGACATTTCCTTGGACTTGGAAACAAATGTAGGGGGTCCTGCAAAATTGACATCTGCAAAATCCAATCATTCTTGCAATGGTGTGCCAGATTCCAAGAATGCTTGCCAGAGCACGGGGGTTTCTACCTTGATGGGGTGTTTAGATCGTTTTACAAGACCTGAGAGATTAGGCTCTGACCAAAAGTTCTACTGCCAACAGTGTCAAGTAAGACAAGAATCTCTTAAACAGATGTCCATAAGAAAGCTTCCTCTAGTATCTTGCTTTCACATTAAAAGATTTGAGCATTCTCATATcaagaaaatgtcgaaaaagGTTGATCGCTTTCTTCAGTTTCCGTTTTCCTTGGACATGTCACCGTACCTCTCTTCATCTATCTTGAGAAGTCGGTTTGGAAACAGAATCTTCCCGTTTGATGGTGATGAATCAGATTCTCCAAATGAATTGTCTTCAGAATTTGAGTTGTTTGCTGTCATCACTCACTCTGGGAAACTTGATGCCGGTCACTATGTAACTTACTTGAGATTGAGTAATCAGTGGTACAAGTGCGATGATGCGTGGATTACTCAGGTTAATGATAACATTGTGAGAGCTGCACAAGGTTACATGATTTTCTACGTGCAGAAGATGCTCTATTACAAAGCAAGTGAAAGACAGGTTGCATTGTGA
- the LOC113775636 gene encoding translocase of chloroplast 90, chloroplastic, whose translation MMSVKDWVLSQLLSNSLATSRPLSANDSLLSEGHLDEEFRSEAHTSIRVPVSTGSYHHSGYNQENPNDAPYASGDSQEDQDNFSSRQIEGRDSIQSDCTVDVKKLDPVGKIECLQIKFLRLLRRFGFSQDNLLVSKVLYRLQLAMLIRAGESDLRRVNIRIDRAQEIAAEREVSGLPKLDFSIKILVLGKSGVGKSSTINSVLNQMKAPTNAFQPATDHIQEIVGTVNGIRISFIDTPGLLPSSPSSFRKNRKILHSVKQFVRKSPPDIILYFERLDLINMGYSDFPLLKLVTEVFNPAIWFNTILVMTHASSSLPEGPNGYPISYGSFISHCTDLVQHYIHQAVSDTKLENPVLLVDNHPHCRTDSKGEKILPNGQVWKYQFFLLCLCTKVLGDVNNLLDFRDSIQLGPFSSNRLPSLPHLLSSFLKHHTELKLNESDNKIDEVLLSDFEEDDGYDQLPPIRILTKAQFEKLKSSQKKQYLDELDYRETLYLRKQLLEESRRIREKLSNSQGLAAENHSNDQEVAPEPVLLPDMSVPPSFDSDCPVHRYRCLLTSDQWLARPVLDPHGWDRDVGFDGINLETSAEIRKNVFTRVTGQMSKDKQDFSIQSECAVGYLDPEGKTYSVALDVQSGGKELMCTVHGNIKLRNFKYNLTDCGVCVTSFGNKYFLGAKVEDSIVVGKRMKLSMSAGQMGSGGQVAYGGSFGATLRGRDYPVRNDKVGVSMTVLSLDRETVLGLNLESDFRLSRSTKMCVNGNINSRKMGQLCVKTSSSERMEIALIAAISIFRVLLRRKPHDD comes from the exons ATGATGAGCGTCAAGGATTGGGTTTTATCTCAGCTACTATCCAACTCATTAGCCACATCTAGGCCACTGTCTGCAAATGACAGCCTTTTATCTGAGGGACATCTGGATGAAGAGTTTCGCAGCGAAG CTCACACTTCAATTAGAGTCCCTGTTTCTACCGGTTCATATCACCATTCGGGATATAATCAGGAGAATCCAAATGATGCCCCTTACGCTTCTGGTGATAGCCAGGAAGATCAGGATAATTTCAGTTCACGGCAAATTGAAGGTCGTGATTCTATACAGTCTGATTGTACAGTTGATGTGAAGAAGTTAGACCCGGTGGGGAAGATTGAGTGTCTTCAAATTAAGTTCTTGCGTCTTCTTAGGCGATTTGGCTTTTCACAAGATAACCTTTTGGTGTCAAAGGTCTTATACCGGCTTCAGCTTGCAATGTTGATACGAGCAGGGGAATCAGATCTTAGAAGGGTGAATATAAGAATTGATAGGGCTCAGGAAATTGCAGCAGAAAGAGAGGTATCTGGACTTCCTAAACTGGATTTCTCCATCAAAATACTTGTGCTGGGCAAAAGTGGTGTTGGGAAGAGCTCAACCATAAATTCCGTATTGAATCAAATGAAGGCACCGACTAATGCTTTTCAGCCTGCTACTGATCACATTCAGGAGATTGTGGGAACTGTGAATGGTATTAGAATTTCCTTCATTGACACTCCTGGCCTTTTGCCTTCATCACCAAGTTCCTTCAGAAAAAACCGGAAAATTTTACACTCTGTGAAGCAATTTGTGAGAAAATCTCCTCCAGACATCATATTGTATTTTGAACGCTTAGACTTGATCAACATGGGTTATAGCGATTTCCCATTGCTGAAGCTTGTAACTGAAGTCTTTAATCCAGCAATATGGTTTAACACCATTCTCGTCATGACTCATGCTTCCTCATCGCTTCCTGAAGGTCCCAATGGTTATCCTATCAGCTATGGTTCTTTCATCAGTCACTGCACAGATTTGGTACAACACTATATTCACCAGGCCGTGTCGGATACGAAACTTGAGAATCCTGTACTTTTGGTGGACAATCATCCTCATTGCAGGACTGATAGCAAGGGAGAGAAAATTCTTCCAAATGGACAAGTGTGGAagtatcaattttttttattgtgctTATGTACCAAAGTTTTGGGTGATGTGAATAACCTCTTGGACTTTAGAGACAGCATACAACTAGGACCATTTAGTAGTAATCGACTTCCTTCTCTTCctcatcttctttcttcttttcttaagCATCATACTGAACTGAAGCTGAATGAATCAGATAACAAAATTGATGAGGTTCTTCTTTCAGACTTTGAAGAAGATGATGGTTATGATCAGTTACCTCCAATTCGTATTTTAACGAAAGCACAATTTGAGAAATTGAAAAGCTCTCAGAAGAAGCAATATCTGGATGAGTTGGATTACAGGGAGACCCTCTATTTGAGAAAACAGCTGCTAGAAGAATCTCGAAGAATAAGGGAAAAACTTTCCAATAGTCAGGGTTTGGCTGCTGAGAACCATTCCAACGATCAGGAGGTTGCGCCTGAGCCTGTTCTCTTGCCAGATATGTCTGTTCCTCCTAGTTTTGATTCTGATTGTCCAGTCCATCGGTATCGCTGCCTGCTGACAAGTGATCAGTGGCTTGCAAGACCAGTACTCGATCCTCATGGATGGGATCGTGACGTGGGTTTTGATGGAATCAACCTTGAGACATCTGCAGAAATAAGAAAGAATGTCTTTACTCGCGTCACTGGACAAATGAGCAAGGACAAGCAAGATTTTAGTATTCAATCTGAATGTGCTGTGGGTTATTTGGATCCTGAGGGAAAGACATACAGTGTAGCTCTTGATGTTCAATCCGGTGGAAAAGAATTAATGTGCACGGTTCACGGTAACATAAAGCTGAGGAATTTTAAGTACAATCTTACTGATTGTGGTGTTTGTGTGACTTCTTTTGGAAACAAGTATTTCTTGGGTGCTAAGGTTGAAGATAGCATCGTAGTTGGAAAGAGGATGAAGTTGTCAATGAGTGCTGGTCAGATGGGTAGTGGTGGTCAAGTTGCTTATGGTGGGAGCTTTGGAGCTACTTTGAGAGGTAGAGACTACCCGGTCAGAAATGATAAGGTCGGTGTCTCAATGACAGTTCTTTCTTTGGACAGGGAGACAGTATTGGGTTTGAATTTAGAGTCTGACTTCAGATTGAGTCGTAGTACCAAAATGTGTGTGAATGGAAATATAAATAGTCGGAAAATGGGGCAGCTCTGTGTAAAGACCAGTAGCTCGGAACGCATGGAAATAGCTTTAATTGCAGCAATCTCAATTTTTAGAGTTCTGCTGCGCAGAAAGCCCCATGATGACTAA